CGGCGCGTTCGATCGTGCGTTGTTCGACTTCTCGGAGTTCGAGGTCGCCGTATCCGACGAGGACCGCACCCAGAAGCGTCTCGGACGCCACGACGGCCACCGCGACTTCCGGGCTTGGCGAGCTACCGTCGACGAAGACGCACCGCCCTGACTGCCGACTCGCCTCGATTGCGTCCCGCACTTCGGGCAGCAGGGCGCCGTCCGGCGCGGAATACCGCACCCCGCCCGCAACGGGTTCCTGCGTCACGGGCACGAGTTCCCGGTCGAGGATCACCACGGGGCGGTCCAGCGCCTTGCTCAGCGTCTCGGCCACCCCGTTGGCATGGCCACCTTGCAACACGACGGCCGTGAGGTCTTCGTGGACGGCGCTGGCACGTTCCATCGCGGTGACATTGCTGGCCAGTACGGAATTCGCCCGCTCGGCTTCCTGCGCCGCGACGCGCGCCTGTTCCAGCAACCGCGTGGTCTGCAAAACCACGGCGGCGTGATCGGCGAATGCGCTCAACAGCGCGATCTCTTCCGGAACGAATTCGTGCTTGCTGCGGTTCGCGGCGAACAACACTCCCAGGACTCGCTCGCCCGCCACCAGCGGCACGCCGAGCAGGGAAACCAACCCCTCCGCGGCCACCGCCGCATCGATCCCCGGCTCGTGGGGAATCGAATCGGTGGCCTGGTAAACCGACGCCCACTGCGGGCATCGCGTGCGCACCACCTTGCTGGCCAAGCCCATTCCAGGGGGCACCCGCAAGGCCCGAAACGACGGCGCAACGGTCCCCAACGTCGAGCGAACGTGCAACTCGTCGCTGCCCTCATGGAACTCGGACAGATACGTGATGTCCGTGCCCATCAGATCATGCGCACGTTCGACGAGGCGATGCAGCAACGCGTCGGTGTCACGCAGCTCAGCAAGCTCGCGTGCGCTGGAGAACAGCGCCGAGAGCTCCTGGCCGCGACGGCGCCACCGGGCCAGCACGGCACGCAGGTTGCGGACACGGTTCGTCAAGGCCGCTGCTTGCTCAGC
The sequence above is a segment of the Saccharopolyspora phatthalungensis genome. Coding sequences within it:
- a CDS encoding helix-turn-helix domain-containing protein; this encodes MVGNADDRDPVLPVPQVVELLDAAAADSGDAAADALEKLGAQLPAEQAAALTNRVRNLRAVLARWRRRGQELSALFSSARELAELRDTDALLHRLVERAHDLMGTDITYLSEFHEGSDELHVRSTLGTVAPSFRALRVPPGMGLASKVVRTRCPQWASVYQATDSIPHEPGIDAAVAAEGLVSLLGVPLVAGERVLGVLFAANRSKHEFVPEEIALLSAFADHAAVVLQTTRLLEQARVAAQEAERANSVLASNVTAMERASAVHEDLTAVVLQGGHANGVAETLSKALDRPVVILDRELVPVTQEPVAGGVRYSAPDGALLPEVRDAIEASRQSGRCVFVDGSSPSPEVAVAVVASETLLGAVLVGYGDLELREVEQRTIERAAQITALVAVKQEAVAAAEDRVRGELVSDILRGDASRWQELLLRARAREVRLEELRSVVIVAVSPDRRGPAFEALRRAVAGGLVGERDGMLTVLAPSPDPMTAAREVWQAVRRAQREPVLVVAGPPARSAAELGQCFESARRCVQLLSNLNTVEGTVDAQAYEPYMAMFGPGGKELSGFIAATIGPVLRWDQERGTQLFETLRVFADSYASPTRTARVLHVHINTVTQRLERISALLDANWREPEPLFRISVAARLHALARDTAAG